Proteins from one Lepidochelys kempii isolate rLepKem1 chromosome 6, rLepKem1.hap2, whole genome shotgun sequence genomic window:
- the SRSF5 gene encoding serine/arginine-rich splicing factor 5 isoform X1, whose translation MSGCRVFIGRLNPAAREKDVERFFKGYGRIRDIDLKRGFGFVEFEDPRDADDAVYELDGKELCSERVTIEHARARSRGGRGRGRYSDRFSSRRPRNDRRNAPPVRTENRLIVENLSSRVSWQDLKDFMRQAGEVTFADAHRPKLNEGVVEFASYSDLKNAIEKLSGKEINGRKIKLIEGSKRHSRSRSRSRSRSRSSSRSRSRSRSRSRKSYTRSRSRSRSKSRSVSRSPMPEKSQKRGSSSRSKSPASVDRQRSRSRSRSVDSGN comes from the exons ATGAGCGGCTGCCGCGTATTCATCGGGAGGCTGAACCCTGCAGCCAGGGAGAAGGATGTGGAACGATTCTTCAAGGGATACGGACGCATCCGGGATATTGATCTGAAAAGGGGCTTCGGATTTGTG GAATTTGAGGATCCAAGGGATGCAGATGATGCAGTCTATGAACTGGATGGAAAGGAGCTCTGCAGTGAGAG GGTTACAATTGAACATGCACGGGCCCGTTCCAGAGGTGGCAGAGGCAGAGGGCGATATTCTGATCGCTTTAGTAGCCGACGTCCACGTAATGACAGGAG AAATGCCCCACCTGTACGAACAGAAAACCGTCTGATAGTAGAGAATCTGTCTtcccgagtcagctggcag GATCTCAAAGACTTCATGAGACAAGCTGGGGAAGTAACCTTTGCAGATGCACACAGGCCTAAGCTAAATGAAGG ggtGGTTGAGTTTGCCTCTTACAGTGACTTAAAGAATGCTATTGAAAAACTCTCTGGCAAAGAAATCAATGGAAGGAAAATTAAACTAATTGAAGGCAGCAAAAGACACAG TAGGTCCAGAAGCCGGTCTCGTTCCCGTAGCAGGAGCTCATCCAGGTCTCGCAGCCGTTCTCGTTCCCGAAGCCGCAAGTCTTACACCAGGTCCAGGAGTAGGAGCCGTAGCAAGTCTCGTTCAGTTAGTAGGTCTCCAATGCCTGAGAAGAGCCAGAAACGAGGTTCTTCTAGTAGATCAAAATCTCCAGCATCTGTGGATCGGCAGAGGTCTCGGTCAAGGTCCAGATCTGTTGACAGTGGAAATTGA
- the SRSF5 gene encoding serine/arginine-rich splicing factor 5 isoform X2, whose amino-acid sequence MSGCRVFIGRLNPAAREKDVERFFKGYGRIRDIDLKRGFGFVEFEDPRDADDAVYELDGKELCSERVTIEHARARSRGGRGRGRYSDRFSSRRPRNDRRNAPPVRTENRLIVENLSSRVSWQPICVVGLMTRSACGLS is encoded by the exons ATGAGCGGCTGCCGCGTATTCATCGGGAGGCTGAACCCTGCAGCCAGGGAGAAGGATGTGGAACGATTCTTCAAGGGATACGGACGCATCCGGGATATTGATCTGAAAAGGGGCTTCGGATTTGTG GAATTTGAGGATCCAAGGGATGCAGATGATGCAGTCTATGAACTGGATGGAAAGGAGCTCTGCAGTGAGAG GGTTACAATTGAACATGCACGGGCCCGTTCCAGAGGTGGCAGAGGCAGAGGGCGATATTCTGATCGCTTTAGTAGCCGACGTCCACGTAATGACAGGAG AAATGCCCCACCTGTACGAACAGAAAACCGTCTGATAGTAGAGAATCTGTCTtcccgagtcagctggcag CCTATCTGTGTCGTTGGCCTTATGACGAGGAGTGCCTGTGGGTTATCCTAA